CTTTCTTCGCACTTGTTCCTTCGGGACAACTTCTCTAATTGCCCGTCCATCCATTCCAATAGGACGAGGCGCTTGCGCCCGAAAGGAAGAACAACATGAAAAAGTTTGCAGCAGCACTGTGTGGCACGCTGTTGACCCTGGCTCCACTGGTTCACGCATCCGACAACTCCAAAGAGCTGGAGCGCCTTCAGGCATCCGAAGGCGTACTCAACGAGATCATGGCCACTCCGGATAAGTCGATTCCACAGAGCATTCTTGCCAGCGCTTACTGCGTCACCGTGATTCCTTCGTACAAGAAGGCTGCCTTTGTTGTGGGTGGACAGTACGGCCAGGGTGTTACAACCTGCCGCACCGGCCACGGCTGGTCTGCGCCTGTCTTTGTGAAGCTGACCGGCGGCAGCCTCGGTTTTCAGATCGGCGGTCAGGCAACCGATCTGGTCATCATTGCGATGAACCAGAAAGGCATGCAGGACATGCTGAAGAATAAGTTCAAGATCGGTGGCGATGCCGCGGCGTCAGCCGGCCCCGTGGGCCGCAACGCGCAGGCCGGAACGGACTGGAAGCTCAACGCCGAGCTGTTGACCTATTCCCGC
This genomic window from Terriglobus albidus contains:
- a CDS encoding lipid-binding SYLF domain-containing protein; this encodes MKKFAAALCGTLLTLAPLVHASDNSKELERLQASEGVLNEIMATPDKSIPQSILASAYCVTVIPSYKKAAFVVGGQYGQGVTTCRTGHGWSAPVFVKLTGGSLGFQIGGQATDLVIIAMNQKGMQDMLKNKFKIGGDAAASAGPVGRNAQAGTDWKLNAELLTYSRSKGLFAGIDLEGAWFEQNSDDTRDFYGSAIPFETILKGNTPTPPSAHPFVATVAKYFVTAKASK